One window from the genome of Cyclobacterium amurskyense encodes:
- the feoB gene encoding ferrous iron transport protein B → MEIAEKLRTRRIAIIGNPNVGKSSIFNQLTGLNQKIGNYPGMTVDKMVGYFHKGEQHFELIDLPGTYSLLPKSEDEVIAHKVLNGQGEEKPDAALVILDACNLERSLLLGTQVMDLGIPIAFVINMKDLAEKRGLNIKTFALYQELGVPLVMTDARNNHGLDAVKELFIENKFVIGKPFHELEFPELLSEVQEKFGYEQPYQAFQQLIFASFDPTLSEEKRLWLEERSKAFDFDPIDQQTKETTGRYKKIKDLLSKSVLSGSNEPREFHGKLDAIFLHPVWGYLTFFGIMLLIFQAIFAWAETPMDLIDSTFASISSWVVETLPPGVFTDLLSEGIITGIGGVVIFIPQIALLFGFLAFLEDTGYFSRVVFLMDRIMRPFGLHGKSVVPLISGMACAIPGIMASRNINNSKERLITILVTPWMSCSARLPVYIILIGLTVPDEAWMGINLQAIALLVMYLFGTVFTLLGALALKFILKTKEKSFLMTDLPIYRMPRLQTVLLTMFNKSKIFVLEAGKVILAISIVLWVLASYGPSGRMEAVEAEKTALLENASESEKEEIMHVYASKELEASYIGILGKSIEPAIRPLGYDWKIGIALLTSFAAREVFVATVATIYSIGEEVEDELTIRQKLEKQVHADTGEKVFNRATGFSLMVFYALAMQCMSTVAVVYRETKSWKWPILQTLFMTIIAYLGALATYQIFS, encoded by the coding sequence ATGGAAATAGCAGAAAAATTGCGCACACGGAGAATTGCCATTATTGGTAATCCAAATGTGGGGAAGTCAAGTATATTTAACCAGCTCACAGGTTTAAATCAAAAAATCGGGAATTACCCTGGAATGACTGTTGATAAAATGGTCGGTTATTTCCACAAAGGTGAGCAGCATTTTGAACTGATAGATTTGCCAGGGACGTACAGTCTACTGCCAAAATCTGAAGATGAAGTTATTGCCCATAAAGTCCTCAATGGTCAGGGAGAAGAAAAGCCAGATGCTGCCCTAGTAATATTGGACGCCTGTAATTTGGAACGTAGTCTATTACTAGGTACACAGGTAATGGATTTAGGAATTCCAATAGCTTTCGTGATCAACATGAAAGATCTGGCTGAAAAAAGGGGTTTAAATATCAAAACTTTTGCTCTTTATCAGGAATTAGGTGTTCCATTGGTAATGACTGATGCCAGAAATAACCATGGATTAGATGCAGTAAAGGAATTATTTATTGAAAATAAATTTGTCATTGGCAAACCTTTTCATGAATTAGAATTTCCTGAATTGCTTAGTGAGGTTCAAGAGAAATTTGGTTATGAGCAGCCTTATCAAGCATTTCAACAATTAATATTTGCCTCCTTTGACCCTACCTTGTCTGAGGAAAAGCGCTTGTGGTTGGAAGAGCGATCCAAAGCTTTTGATTTTGATCCAATTGATCAACAGACTAAGGAAACTACAGGCAGGTATAAAAAAATTAAAGATTTACTGAGCAAATCGGTACTTTCTGGATCAAATGAGCCAAGAGAGTTTCATGGGAAATTGGATGCCATTTTCTTGCATCCAGTTTGGGGTTATTTGACCTTCTTTGGGATCATGTTACTTATTTTCCAAGCAATATTTGCCTGGGCAGAAACGCCAATGGATCTTATTGATAGCACTTTTGCTTCCATAAGCAGTTGGGTAGTGGAGACACTTCCTCCCGGCGTTTTTACGGACTTATTATCAGAAGGGATAATTACAGGAATTGGAGGAGTGGTGATTTTCATTCCTCAAATAGCGCTGTTGTTTGGGTTTCTGGCCTTTCTGGAAGATACGGGCTATTTTTCTAGAGTAGTGTTTCTAATGGATCGCATAATGCGTCCTTTTGGCTTGCACGGAAAAAGTGTAGTGCCTTTGATTTCAGGTATGGCTTGTGCGATACCTGGTATAATGGCTAGTAGAAACATCAATAACAGTAAAGAACGATTAATAACCATTCTGGTAACGCCTTGGATGAGTTGTTCTGCACGTTTGCCGGTATACATTATTTTGATAGGTTTGACTGTTCCTGATGAAGCCTGGATGGGCATTAACCTTCAGGCAATAGCCTTATTGGTAATGTATTTGTTTGGAACTGTTTTTACCTTATTGGGAGCTTTGGCGCTTAAGTTTATCTTAAAAACGAAGGAGAAAAGCTTTTTAATGACAGATCTGCCAATTTACAGAATGCCCCGATTGCAAACTGTGCTATTGACCATGTTTAATAAGTCGAAAATATTTGTTTTAGAGGCAGGGAAGGTGATTTTGGCTATATCTATAGTATTATGGGTTTTGGCTAGTTATGGACCATCAGGCAGAATGGAAGCGGTGGAGGCTGAAAAGACAGCCCTGTTGGAGAATGCCTCCGAAAGTGAAAAAGAGGAAATAATGCATGTTTATGCATCAAAGGAGCTGGAAGCTTCTTATATAGGAATTTTAGGCAAATCCATAGAACCAGCGATACGTCCTTTAGGTTATGACTGGAAAATAGGGATTGCTTTGCTTACTTCTTTTGCAGCCAGGGAGGTTTTTGTGGCCACTGTGGCTACAATTTATAGTATCGGAGAAGAAGTAGAAGATGAACTTACGATCAGGCAAAAGCTTGAAAAACAGGTACACGCTGATACTGGGGAAAAAGTGTTTAACAGAGCTACTGGATTTTCTTTGATGGTGTTTTATGCCTTGGCCATGCAGTGTATGAGTACAGTTGCAGTGGTGTACAGGGAAACAAAGAGTTGGAAGTGGCCTATATTGCAGACTCTTTTCATGACAATTATCGCCTATTTGGGGGCTTTGGCAACTTATCAAATTTTCTCTTAA
- a CDS encoding efflux transporter outer membrane subunit: protein MTFNHKIKQTYLFAHLIIVMVILNLWGCKSGENYVQPNLNLPDAFKALPTSQTDSLHSDTLNIGKISWKDFFEDTTLLSLIDEGLNNNLYLKQVKKESEIANESLKQSKANFFPQLTAFLEKRDDRYSQNSSTRESTKYYEGKDTPKQWYVTRANNMAAIQSSWEIDLWGKLRRIKEANQSQLQQREAFTKAVKTDIVAEIATSYYKLLMLKEQQQVAEYNLRLNDSTLSIVKLQYRAGEVSSLAITQTETQKLISASLVPQIERQIEIQKNNLNELLGEYPKEKIEVQRGLGDTRLLSEISVGVPLELIKNRPDVNAAEFALVEANAQVGVSQAMRYPSLSLNAQLGYDAIDLSNVLNPGSVFGVFVGSLTQPIFQNRKLKTRYRIALAERDIAELAFREKVIQAVADISNGMVTIQKLEEEYGLAEKRLINARKAVKESYLLFSSGYATYLEVITAQSNALESELYMVDVKMQMLIANIELYRNLGGGWN, encoded by the coding sequence ATGACATTCAATCATAAAATAAAACAGACCTACCTATTCGCTCATTTGATCATTGTAATGGTTATTTTGAACCTTTGGGGATGTAAATCAGGAGAGAATTATGTGCAACCAAACCTAAATCTACCGGATGCATTTAAAGCACTTCCTACAAGCCAAACGGACAGTCTTCATAGCGACACTTTGAACATAGGGAAAATCTCATGGAAGGACTTCTTCGAAGACACTACATTGCTAAGTTTGATCGATGAAGGCTTGAACAATAACCTTTATTTAAAGCAAGTGAAAAAGGAAAGTGAAATTGCCAATGAATCATTGAAGCAATCAAAAGCAAACTTTTTCCCTCAGCTTACAGCATTCCTTGAAAAAAGAGATGACCGTTACTCCCAAAATTCCTCCACCAGGGAAAGCACCAAGTATTATGAAGGTAAAGACACACCCAAACAATGGTATGTGACCAGGGCAAATAACATGGCAGCCATACAGTCAAGTTGGGAGATCGATTTATGGGGAAAACTAAGGCGTATTAAGGAAGCCAATCAGTCACAACTACAACAAAGAGAGGCCTTTACAAAGGCAGTTAAGACGGATATAGTCGCTGAGATCGCTACCTCTTATTACAAACTGCTAATGTTGAAAGAACAACAGCAAGTCGCCGAATACAATTTAAGACTTAATGATTCTACACTTAGTATTGTAAAACTACAGTATAGGGCTGGTGAAGTTTCTTCATTGGCCATCACACAAACCGAAACCCAGAAATTAATTTCCGCATCATTGGTACCCCAAATAGAGCGGCAAATTGAAATTCAAAAAAACAATTTGAATGAACTATTGGGAGAATACCCCAAGGAAAAAATTGAGGTGCAAAGAGGCTTGGGTGATACCCGACTTCTGAGCGAGATCTCAGTAGGAGTTCCCCTTGAGCTAATAAAGAACCGTCCGGACGTGAATGCTGCAGAGTTTGCCCTGGTTGAAGCCAATGCACAGGTAGGGGTTTCACAAGCCATGCGCTACCCTTCCTTGTCCTTAAATGCCCAACTTGGTTATGATGCCATAGACCTATCAAATGTGTTGAATCCGGGATCCGTTTTTGGAGTATTTGTTGGATCCCTTACCCAGCCTATTTTTCAAAACAGAAAGCTAAAAACAAGATACAGAATAGCCCTAGCTGAAAGAGACATCGCCGAACTTGCTTTCCGAGAAAAAGTAATACAAGCTGTAGCCGACATTTCCAACGGGATGGTCACCATTCAAAAATTGGAAGAGGAATATGGCTTGGCAGAAAAACGATTGATTAATGCTAGAAAAGCAGTAAAAGAGTCTTATTTATTGTTTAGTAGTGGCTATGCCACCTATCTGGAGGTAATCACAGCCCAAAGCAATGCACTGGAGAGTGAGCTGTACATGGTTGATGTGAAGATGCAAATGCTGATCGCCAATATTGAATTGTACAGAAACCTAGGAGGTGGTTGGAACTGA
- the yiaK gene encoding 3-dehydro-L-gulonate 2-dehydrogenase, whose translation MDTSKRIPLIVLQTTFTQVLKKHGFDQEKAEICSRLFAMASLDGVASHGLNRFPAFLEQVARGKVNPNKAPIKEFSLPIMERWNGQLGAGMYNASLAMDRAIAMASNNGMGCVALNNTNHWMRAGNYGWQAAEAGCIGICFTNTIPNMPAWGGKEPKLGNNPLVIALPYRDKAVILDTAMTQYSYGKMAIYKKANKELPYDAGFDSEGKITKDPLQVIAEELALPIGLWKGAGLSMMLDLMASGLSDGQSTYEIGRQKEEYGISQFFLCLHPETLGIPKEKLDNKIGNALADLKSSKVFEGMEINYPGEQSFLRREENLKLGVPVDADIWESVKQMIE comes from the coding sequence ATGGATACCAGCAAAAGGATTCCCTTAATAGTTTTACAAACCACATTCACCCAAGTATTAAAAAAACATGGGTTTGATCAGGAAAAGGCAGAAATCTGTTCCCGTCTTTTTGCCATGGCAAGTTTGGATGGGGTGGCTTCACATGGATTGAATCGTTTTCCTGCTTTTCTGGAGCAAGTAGCAAGGGGAAAGGTAAATCCGAACAAGGCACCAATAAAAGAATTTTCTTTGCCTATTATGGAACGGTGGAATGGTCAGTTGGGGGCTGGAATGTACAATGCGTCCTTGGCCATGGATAGGGCAATTGCCATGGCCTCGAACAACGGTATGGGTTGTGTGGCTTTAAACAATACCAACCACTGGATGCGTGCAGGAAACTATGGATGGCAGGCAGCTGAAGCGGGATGCATTGGTATATGCTTTACCAATACCATTCCCAATATGCCAGCTTGGGGAGGCAAAGAACCCAAATTAGGCAATAATCCATTGGTGATTGCCTTGCCTTATCGGGACAAGGCTGTGATTCTGGATACGGCCATGACGCAATACTCTTATGGGAAAATGGCTATTTACAAAAAAGCCAATAAAGAATTACCCTACGATGCAGGTTTTGATTCAGAAGGGAAAATAACCAAAGACCCTTTGCAGGTCATTGCAGAGGAATTGGCTTTGCCTATTGGTTTATGGAAGGGGGCAGGCTTATCAATGATGCTGGACCTTATGGCGTCTGGTCTTTCTGATGGGCAGTCTACTTATGAAATAGGTAGACAAAAAGAGGAATATGGGATCTCCCAATTCTTTCTGTGCCTACATCCCGAAACTTTGGGGATTCCAAAAGAGAAGCTTGACAACAAAATTGGAAATGCCTTAGCAGATTTAAAAAGTTCAAAGGTTTTCGAAGGCATGGAAATAAACTACCCAGGAGAACAATCATTTTTAAGGCGGGAGGAAAATCTTAAACTTGGTGTACCAGTGGATGCCGATATTTGGGAATCAGTCAAGCAAATGATTGAATAA
- a CDS encoding MBL fold metallo-hydrolase: MFFERVYDKSLAQASYVIGCQAGGIAAVIDPKRDVDTYLKIAEENDFTITKIFETHIHADFLSGSRELAALTGAELYLSNMGGEDWQYEFPHTKIIHGDHISLGNLDFEVLHTPGHTPESISFLLTDKAATSAPVMVFTGDFVFVGDVGRPDLLEQAAGIKGSQEIGAAQLFESLKQFQKIQDFIQIWPGHGAGSACGKALGAVPSSTVGYEKIRNWAFQLLEDEKTFTSTLLEDQPEPPWYFAKMKQLNKIERKLLPTVPEIKHLSKSEFNALPAGMPVIDTRSPQAYAKGFLEGSINIENNNSFPTWMGWFMDYDLPFTLIAEADELEDISRKLMRIGLDEVYGYISPEELKNNKDIKLRTSSPIGKREVQEKIKQHNAQILDVRGASEFKTDHIKGAENIFVGKLKQNLDQVSKDRPVIVHCKSGSRSAIAFSILKANGFENVSNYAGGWEDWQNS, from the coding sequence ATGTTTTTCGAACGTGTATACGATAAGAGTTTGGCACAAGCAAGTTATGTAATAGGTTGCCAAGCAGGAGGAATTGCTGCAGTGATTGATCCAAAAAGAGATGTAGACACCTATTTGAAGATTGCTGAAGAAAACGATTTCACCATCACGAAAATCTTTGAAACCCATATTCATGCTGATTTTTTGTCTGGCTCACGGGAATTGGCAGCCCTAACTGGAGCAGAATTGTACCTCTCAAATATGGGAGGTGAGGACTGGCAATACGAATTTCCACATACAAAAATCATTCATGGTGACCATATATCGCTTGGAAACTTAGATTTTGAGGTTTTACATACCCCGGGCCATACTCCTGAAAGCATCAGTTTCCTCCTTACAGATAAGGCAGCTACTTCCGCTCCCGTGATGGTTTTTACTGGGGATTTTGTGTTCGTTGGAGATGTTGGGAGACCAGACTTATTAGAGCAGGCAGCGGGGATCAAAGGTAGTCAGGAAATAGGAGCTGCACAGTTGTTTGAATCTCTTAAGCAATTTCAAAAAATTCAAGATTTCATACAAATCTGGCCAGGACATGGAGCAGGCTCTGCTTGTGGAAAAGCATTGGGAGCCGTTCCGTCAAGCACAGTTGGCTATGAAAAGATCAGAAACTGGGCATTCCAGCTTTTAGAGGACGAGAAGACTTTCACAAGTACTTTACTAGAAGACCAACCCGAGCCTCCCTGGTATTTTGCTAAGATGAAGCAACTCAACAAAATTGAGCGCAAGCTTCTCCCCACCGTCCCTGAGATAAAGCACTTGTCAAAAAGTGAGTTTAATGCTCTTCCTGCAGGGATGCCAGTAATAGATACAAGGTCTCCCCAGGCTTATGCGAAAGGGTTTTTAGAGGGAAGTATCAACATCGAAAACAACAATTCTTTCCCTACCTGGATGGGATGGTTTATGGATTATGACCTTCCTTTTACTTTGATAGCTGAGGCCGATGAATTAGAGGACATTTCAAGGAAGCTGATGAGAATTGGACTCGATGAGGTCTATGGATATATTAGTCCTGAAGAATTGAAAAACAACAAAGACATTAAATTAAGGACTTCCAGCCCTATAGGTAAGAGGGAAGTTCAAGAAAAAATAAAACAGCACAATGCTCAGATTTTAGACGTTAGGGGTGCTTCAGAATTTAAAACAGACCATATTAAAGGAGCTGAGAATATATTTGTTGGAAAACTCAAGCAAAACTTGGATCAAGTCAGCAAGGATCGCCCAGTAATTGTGCATTGCAAATCTGGTAGCCGATCCGCCATAGCCTTTTCCATATTAAAAGCCAATGGTTTTGAAAACGTATCCAACTATGCAGGGGGCTGGGAAGACTGGCAGAATTCTTAA
- a CDS encoding alpha-L-rhamnosidase, whose product MKTLTFLTSFALMLCIDALAVSDLKPEYLRCEYLENPFIDEKEPRLSWILTSEVRDQHQTAYRILVASKIELLEPGKADLWDSDKVKGSETSQVVYKGKPLLSRQKCYWKVKSWDKKDQEGEWSKSASWEMGLLEKADWNSKWIGKDFSSTTQPIPFKNKELFLPPSPIFRNQINLKEKVSKARLYITSLGLYEYKINGEKVGKDFLAPGWTDYNKRLYYHVYDVTDQLDKGEQVLQASLSSGWYSGYIGYALLIGNPVVRGFYGDTPALRAQLEVTYTNGETSTFATNEEWKVSSGGLLESDILHGETFDARKVPENWSSTNFDDKNWEQAEIINAGNRNLELYPAQPVQMTETIRPIEIHEQEEGKYIFNMGQNFAGLVKLKVKGKAGDKVVLKFGEMLHPDGRLMDENLRMARATDTYILKGDPDGEEWTPSFTYHGFQYVEVTGFPGKPTKENITGLVLGSNTPRVGHFETDHPMVNQLYKNIVWTQRANFVDIPTDCPQRDERMGWTGDAQTYAGTAAINMDVSAFFTKWIQDLHDAQWDYGAYPDYAPAPGVRSTDTYAPAWMEAGIINPYEQYRAYGDTRILEKGWESMEKFMAFHHQKSKGAFFYPEGSFADLSPKGGYGDWLSVGKKTPPDMLATIYYGYAAQLMAEMATAIGKSERAMHYHDLSKKIRTAFSDHYLDKETVRLVTNAAAYGDGKGYVDGQMGFSGNTQTAYANAIYLDFLDEEQKMVAGGHLAQLIKDNDGKLATGFLGAKQLLPALSATGHSDIAYQLLLNEEYPSWGFEIKNGATTIWERWDSYVKDDPEKLASLNNGMNSFSHYAFGSVFEWMFHNMAGIKSEEAAYKTFVIAPEIPKNDINYVSARHESIHGKISSSWKKEGGKLLLEVSIPVNTKATVFIPAKDELDVLLDNKRLDQHEGIQKGNFYKGKQAVKLGSGTYKFESSLN is encoded by the coding sequence ATGAAAACATTAACTTTTTTAACAAGCTTTGCCTTAATGCTTTGTATTGATGCATTGGCCGTTTCTGATCTAAAGCCTGAATACCTGCGCTGTGAATACCTAGAAAACCCTTTTATTGATGAAAAAGAACCCCGATTAAGCTGGATTTTAACTTCGGAGGTAAGAGATCAACATCAAACAGCCTACCGTATCTTAGTCGCAAGCAAAATTGAACTTCTAGAACCAGGGAAAGCCGATTTATGGGACTCTGATAAAGTGAAGGGTTCCGAAACTTCCCAGGTTGTTTACAAAGGAAAACCCTTGCTTTCACGTCAGAAATGCTATTGGAAAGTTAAGAGTTGGGACAAAAAGGACCAAGAAGGTGAATGGAGCAAGTCCGCATCCTGGGAAATGGGACTATTGGAGAAAGCCGATTGGAACAGTAAATGGATAGGAAAAGATTTTTCCTCCACCACTCAGCCGATCCCCTTTAAAAACAAAGAACTTTTCCTCCCACCCTCTCCTATCTTCAGAAATCAAATAAACCTTAAAGAAAAAGTTTCAAAAGCCCGGTTGTACATCACTTCTTTAGGATTATATGAATACAAAATCAATGGGGAAAAAGTAGGTAAAGACTTTCTTGCTCCTGGCTGGACGGATTATAATAAAAGACTGTATTACCATGTATATGATGTCACCGATCAACTAGACAAAGGAGAACAGGTTTTACAGGCCTCTCTTTCTTCAGGATGGTACAGTGGCTATATAGGTTATGCTTTATTGATAGGTAACCCTGTAGTAAGGGGCTTTTATGGAGACACCCCGGCTTTGAGAGCGCAACTGGAAGTTACCTATACAAATGGTGAAACAAGCACCTTCGCCACCAATGAGGAGTGGAAGGTTAGCTCAGGAGGGCTTCTGGAATCCGACATACTGCATGGCGAAACTTTTGATGCCAGAAAGGTGCCCGAAAATTGGAGCAGTACAAATTTTGATGATAAAAACTGGGAACAAGCCGAAATCATTAATGCCGGCAATCGTAATTTGGAGCTTTACCCTGCACAACCAGTTCAAATGACTGAGACTATAAGGCCAATAGAAATTCATGAGCAGGAAGAAGGCAAATATATTTTTAATATGGGTCAGAACTTTGCCGGATTGGTAAAGTTGAAAGTAAAAGGAAAAGCAGGTGACAAAGTAGTGCTGAAATTTGGAGAGATGCTGCATCCTGATGGAAGGCTTATGGATGAAAACCTTCGTATGGCTAGAGCCACAGACACCTACATTTTGAAAGGTGATCCTGATGGGGAAGAATGGACGCCTTCTTTTACTTATCATGGCTTCCAATATGTAGAAGTTACAGGGTTTCCCGGGAAGCCTACTAAAGAAAACATTACAGGCCTAGTTTTGGGCTCAAATACCCCAAGAGTAGGTCATTTTGAAACGGATCACCCTATGGTCAATCAGCTGTACAAAAACATTGTTTGGACGCAAAGAGCAAACTTTGTTGACATCCCAACTGATTGCCCTCAAAGGGATGAAAGGATGGGATGGACAGGAGATGCTCAAACCTATGCTGGCACAGCAGCAATTAACATGGACGTCTCCGCCTTTTTTACTAAATGGATTCAGGATTTGCATGATGCCCAATGGGACTATGGGGCTTATCCAGACTATGCTCCGGCTCCCGGAGTAAGAAGTACCGACACTTATGCTCCAGCTTGGATGGAAGCGGGAATTATTAACCCTTATGAGCAATACAGGGCCTATGGAGACACCCGCATTTTGGAAAAAGGCTGGGAAAGCATGGAAAAATTCATGGCTTTTCATCATCAAAAAAGCAAAGGAGCTTTCTTTTATCCAGAGGGATCATTTGCGGACCTCAGCCCTAAGGGAGGATATGGAGACTGGCTTTCTGTAGGTAAAAAAACACCCCCAGACATGCTCGCAACCATTTACTATGGTTATGCAGCCCAATTGATGGCAGAAATGGCAACCGCCATTGGCAAATCAGAAAGGGCAATGCACTACCATGATTTATCGAAAAAAATTAGAACTGCCTTTTCGGATCATTACTTAGATAAGGAAACAGTTAGGCTTGTTACCAATGCAGCAGCCTATGGAGATGGAAAGGGATATGTGGATGGACAAATGGGTTTTTCAGGCAACACGCAAACAGCTTATGCCAATGCCATTTATCTTGACTTCTTAGATGAAGAGCAAAAAATGGTTGCAGGAGGTCATTTGGCCCAACTGATCAAAGATAATGACGGAAAACTGGCTACTGGCTTTTTGGGTGCAAAGCAACTATTACCTGCATTATCAGCAACAGGCCACAGTGACATCGCCTATCAGCTACTTCTTAACGAAGAGTATCCTTCTTGGGGTTTTGAGATTAAAAATGGGGCCACAACTATCTGGGAGAGATGGGACAGTTATGTGAAAGACGATCCAGAAAAATTAGCCAGCTTAAACAATGGAATGAATTCCTTTAGTCATTATGCCTTCGGTTCCGTATTTGAGTGGATGTTTCACAACATGGCTGGAATCAAATCAGAGGAAGCTGCATACAAGACATTTGTTATAGCTCCAGAAATACCAAAAAATGACATCAATTATGTCTCAGCAAGGCATGAATCTATCCATGGGAAAATAAGTAGCTCCTGGAAAAAAGAAGGTGGAAAACTTCTTTTGGAAGTTAGCATTCCTGTGAATACGAAAGCTACTGTTTTTATTCCAGCCAAAGATGAATTGGACGTTTTGCTTGATAACAAACGTTTAGACCAACATGAAGGCATTCAAAAGGGAAACTTTTATAAAGGTAAACAAGCTGTAAAATTGGGTTCAGGAACGTATAAATTTGAGAGTAGTTTGAATTAA
- a CDS encoding pyruvate kinase gives MKTTILQLADELAQLEESLLKATREFEVYLNPLPESQIVSAINLIQYLFFRSKDRKSLQECLHYYGFSALSNSENHLHRQLQTIRERLGHVYPESALNPCTYKFSRKKLEQNSKLLFGKPAQANMPVVMVTFASDFADNPELVERLLLNGMQVARINCAHDNEQVWMDMIKQVRLAEEKTGLSCKIYFDLAGPKIRTCLLAKGKEEGKVKVEEGDLIWLAETNEGFSEEDVVISPNEKGIISTLEENHRVFIDDGEFSGIVTKVEPGKAAVKLIRVASKKGKIKSEKGINFPDTELNIPSLTEYDKACLPFICQHADLLGYSFVKTPGDITRLSNELKKLALKHPPAIILKIETPESVKNLPALLFEAMKNPPFGIMIARGDLAVEIGFGRMGEIQDQISWICEAAHVPVVWATQVLENLQKSGMPTRSEITDAGQASLAECIMINKGNHTIRVLKTLKEIMLRTAGHKTKKRFIFRPLSIAIDFIESNNVYRIEPVPENK, from the coding sequence ATGAAAACTACCATTCTACAACTTGCTGATGAATTGGCTCAGCTGGAAGAATCCTTACTTAAGGCTACCCGCGAATTTGAGGTCTATTTAAATCCTCTTCCTGAATCACAAATTGTTTCTGCAATCAATTTGATTCAATACTTGTTCTTTAGAAGTAAAGACAGAAAATCTTTGCAGGAATGCCTCCATTACTATGGGTTTTCTGCTCTTTCTAATTCGGAGAATCACCTTCACAGACAGCTTCAGACGATAAGGGAACGTTTGGGTCATGTATACCCGGAATCTGCTCTCAATCCATGTACTTACAAGTTTAGCAGGAAAAAACTCGAGCAAAACAGCAAACTCCTTTTCGGTAAACCAGCACAAGCCAATATGCCTGTAGTGATGGTCACATTTGCCTCCGATTTCGCAGACAATCCTGAACTAGTAGAAAGGCTATTGCTCAATGGCATGCAAGTGGCACGTATCAATTGTGCCCATGACAATGAACAGGTTTGGATGGACATGATCAAACAAGTCAGACTTGCCGAGGAAAAGACCGGCTTGTCTTGTAAGATATATTTTGATCTGGCTGGACCTAAAATTAGAACATGTCTATTGGCTAAGGGTAAAGAAGAGGGAAAGGTAAAGGTGGAAGAAGGTGACCTTATATGGCTAGCCGAAACAAATGAAGGATTTTCCGAAGAAGATGTAGTGATTAGTCCCAATGAAAAAGGAATAATTTCAACGCTGGAGGAAAATCACCGGGTTTTTATAGATGATGGAGAATTTAGTGGCATCGTGACCAAGGTGGAACCTGGTAAAGCTGCTGTTAAGTTAATCCGCGTTGCCTCCAAAAAAGGGAAAATCAAATCAGAAAAAGGGATCAATTTCCCTGATACTGAATTAAACATCCCATCCCTGACTGAGTACGACAAAGCCTGCCTGCCATTTATTTGCCAACACGCTGATTTACTGGGCTATTCATTTGTAAAGACTCCTGGAGACATTACCAGATTGTCCAATGAACTCAAAAAATTGGCACTAAAACATCCTCCCGCAATCATTCTAAAAATAGAAACGCCTGAATCTGTTAAAAATTTACCGGCACTATTGTTTGAAGCAATGAAAAACCCTCCATTTGGAATCATGATAGCAAGGGGTGATCTCGCTGTAGAAATCGGTTTCGGTCGTATGGGAGAAATACAAGATCAAATCTCATGGATCTGTGAGGCAGCACATGTACCAGTTGTTTGGGCAACGCAGGTATTGGAAAATCTCCAAAAGTCAGGAATGCCAACTCGCTCTGAAATCACAGATGCAGGGCAAGCTTCTCTCGCAGAATGCATCATGATCAATAAGGGCAATCATACCATTCGGGTTTTGAAAACACTAAAAGAAATAATGCTAAGGACAGCTGGTCATAAAACCAAAAAGAGATTTATTTTTCGGCCCTTGAGTATCGCTATAGACTTTATAGAGTCCAATAATGTCTATAGAATTGAACCCGTTCCGGAAAATAAGTAA
- a CDS encoding FeoA family protein, producing the protein MTAAGLNNNTIYEIDSIANSNLLVRMMEMGVLPGKKISLLKKAPFNGPMAFIIDGNVLALRIEEANLIHLKAG; encoded by the coding sequence ATGACTGCAGCCGGACTTAATAACAATACGATATACGAAATTGACAGCATTGCCAACTCAAACTTGTTGGTTAGAATGATGGAAATGGGGGTTTTACCTGGTAAAAAAATCAGTTTGTTGAAAAAAGCACCTTTCAACGGGCCTATGGCTTTTATCATTGACGGAAATGTACTTGCCTTAAGGATAGAGGAGGCTAATCTGATTCATTTGAAAGCAGGATAG